Proteins encoded together in one Desulfovibrio sp. UCD-KL4C window:
- a CDS encoding LysR family transcriptional regulator encodes MRINLNQLRSFYLAAKYKSVSKAAEALFVTPSAVTMQIKKLERWIGIRMLVREGNFIKLTPDAKKIYAQAEKVFNEAETLELQIDKIMNSHKGEVVIGAHYILAKYILPKLIVIIKRLKPKLKVKIILDYTPQLIKKLETNELDFIVTASLDEDKHIKKIPLFSEDMLLVALQGSKHIRKKLIKPQEISSIPLIIPERNLCLIDEYFKDKDITPKIAMENITADVIKQFILQDLGGAILVRFTVQDELGKHIFQEIKVDGGLPIASFSLAYLNESNLSQEIKELISSIEHTPFSRDELV; translated from the coding sequence ATGAGAATAAATCTTAATCAACTGCGCAGTTTTTATCTTGCAGCCAAATATAAAAGTGTATCTAAAGCGGCAGAAGCACTATTTGTGACTCCTTCAGCAGTTACGATGCAAATTAAAAAACTGGAACGTTGGATCGGAATCAGGATGCTCGTTCGCGAAGGAAATTTTATTAAGCTGACTCCAGATGCTAAAAAAATTTATGCGCAGGCAGAGAAGGTTTTCAATGAAGCAGAGACACTTGAGCTGCAAATTGATAAAATAATGAACTCGCACAAAGGGGAAGTCGTTATAGGTGCGCACTATATTCTTGCCAAATATATTCTTCCAAAGCTGATCGTTATAATTAAGAGGCTAAAACCGAAGCTGAAAGTAAAAATTATTTTAGATTATACGCCTCAATTAATTAAGAAACTTGAGACAAACGAGCTTGATTTTATTGTTACAGCGAGCCTGGACGAGGATAAGCATATAAAAAAGATACCTCTATTTTCTGAGGATATGCTCCTAGTGGCTTTGCAAGGATCTAAACATATTCGTAAGAAATTAATCAAACCGCAGGAAATTTCTTCGATCCCATTAATTATTCCTGAGCGTAATCTCTGCTTAATCGATGAATATTTTAAAGATAAAGACATTACGCCTAAAATTGCGATGGAGAATATTACTGCTGACGTTATTAAACAATTTATTCTGCAGGATCTTGGTGGAGCAATTTTGGTGAGGTTTACAGTGCAAGACGAGCTAGGAAAACATATTTTTCAAGAAATAAAAGTCGATGGAGGATTACCAATAGCTTCTTTTTCTCTTGCATACCTTAATGAGAGCAATCTCTCTCAAGAAATTAAAGAGTTAATCTCTTCGATAGAACACACTCCGTTCAGCCGCGATGAACTTGTTTAG
- a CDS encoding glycosyltransferase family 32 protein: protein MSIPKNLHFCWFGSNDISAINEQCVESWKRFLPDWKFYFWNENKYDLDKDHYAKLAYHANQFAFVSDSVRLNVLYQYGGVYVDMDMEILQTLNPLLHLNCFLGFQDVCKNEDWVNNAIMGSAPQNPFLLDIKSVALESIRENNYFLRSPQSTTNVLLSYGLQNYENQTLRDVSIFEQDYFYPSPYGVDVDRNYITPNSMTLHHWEGAWCK from the coding sequence ATGAGTATTCCTAAAAATTTGCATTTTTGTTGGTTTGGCTCCAATGATATCAGTGCGATAAATGAACAATGTGTTGAGAGCTGGAAAAGGTTTTTACCTGATTGGAAATTTTATTTTTGGAACGAAAATAAATATGATTTAGATAAAGATCATTATGCAAAACTTGCATACCATGCAAATCAGTTTGCCTTTGTGTCTGACTCAGTAAGGCTTAATGTTTTATATCAATACGGCGGCGTTTACGTGGATATGGATATGGAAATTCTTCAAACATTAAATCCACTATTGCATCTAAACTGTTTTTTAGGATTTCAAGATGTCTGTAAAAATGAAGATTGGGTTAACAATGCAATAATGGGCTCAGCCCCCCAAAATCCTTTTTTGTTAGACATAAAATCCGTTGCGCTTGAGTCCATACGGGAAAATAATTATTTTTTACGTTCGCCACAGTCAACAACAAATGTTCTTTTGTCCTATGGCCTGCAAAACTATGAAAACCAAACATTGCGTGATGTTTCTATCTTCGAGCAAGATTACTTTTACCCTAGTCCCTATGGAGTAGATGTAGACAGAAATTATATAACACCCAATTCTATGACGTTACATCATTGGGAAGGGGCTTGGTGCAAATAA
- a CDS encoding transporter, protein MNKISLLLTVCALVLLLGFPHNSYAETQVNENNNIEKSSKDNAKAKKVMKKKGIMDKCIGLVNMSNGIVLPKGKFVTNIKYRYVHKDSLYDGSHKMNGNYGGKYSRINQSVQLTAKAGLFKNFEARVMVPFWDKVVKRKPGNLAQPWDKDTVSGLGDMVFMGRYALMTQREGDWLSFSIGAGVKCPTGDADHENDQPFSKMYEYLGPSAQLGTGSWDPKFEIGATKMFGRSRVDAHMMYTLGGEGAHHSRKGNQLNYDLGYGYSLNQYFDLELELNGVDQDRDIHAGSIDDSTGGHTIFITPGVHWKITDRLNLAVGVPVVVYRDLNGYSSTPDANSRYGLGEDFQVVTRLGFCF, encoded by the coding sequence TTGAATAAAATTAGCTTATTGTTAACTGTGTGTGCATTAGTGTTATTATTAGGATTTCCGCATAATAGCTATGCTGAAACTCAGGTGAATGAAAATAATAACATAGAGAAGAGTTCTAAAGATAATGCTAAAGCTAAAAAAGTCATGAAAAAAAAAGGCATAATGGATAAATGTATTGGCCTTGTTAACATGTCAAACGGTATAGTGCTTCCTAAAGGTAAATTTGTAACCAACATTAAGTATCGCTACGTTCATAAAGACTCGCTCTATGATGGAAGTCATAAGATGAACGGTAATTATGGTGGAAAGTATTCACGAATCAATCAGTCCGTACAGTTAACAGCAAAGGCCGGACTTTTTAAAAATTTTGAAGCTCGTGTAATGGTTCCTTTCTGGGATAAAGTGGTCAAACGTAAACCCGGCAATCTAGCTCAGCCTTGGGATAAGGACACCGTTAGTGGTCTAGGAGATATGGTCTTTATGGGCCGCTATGCTCTTATGACTCAGCGTGAGGGGGATTGGTTAAGCTTTTCAATCGGAGCTGGTGTCAAGTGTCCTACCGGGGATGCTGATCATGAAAATGATCAGCCGTTTAGTAAGATGTACGAGTACCTTGGACCAAGCGCACAGCTTGGAACTGGATCATGGGATCCTAAATTCGAAATAGGTGCTACTAAAATGTTTGGCCGCTCCCGTGTTGATGCTCACATGATGTACACCTTGGGCGGAGAGGGCGCACATCATTCCCGCAAAGGAAATCAACTCAACTACGACCTTGGATATGGGTATTCTTTGAATCAGTATTTTGATTTGGAACTGGAGCTTAATGGAGTTGATCAGGATCGTGATATTCATGCTGGCTCAATTGATGACTCCACTGGTGGTCATACTATTTTTATTACTCCCGGTGTTCACTGGAAAATTACTGACAGGCTTAATTTAGCTGTTGGTGTGCCGGTTGTTGTTTATCGTGACCTTAATGGATATTCATCAACGCCTGACGCAAACAGTCGTTATGGCCTCGGTGAAGACTTTCAGGTTGTTACCAGACTGGGATTCTGCTTCTAA
- a CDS encoding class III extradiol ring-cleavage dioxygenase → MSTQKYEHTVLYISHGAGPMPILGDGRHEELVENLKLLSAKIKKPSAIIVVSAHWEENVPTITASGNPSLLYDYYGFPEAAYDIAYPAMGHPPLAQSIHEALVAGGIESRLDTERGFDHGMFIPLKIMYPEADIPCVQVSLVKDLAPAIHIALGEALSTIEHENMLILGSGFSFHNMKAFFAPETSETRGWNEAFERWLIETCADKELDEKARIARLLNWESAPHARYCHPREEHLLPLHVCYGAANRSSSECFELEIFGKKGSTYLW, encoded by the coding sequence ATGAGCACGCAAAAATACGAACACACTGTCCTTTATATCTCACACGGTGCCGGTCCCATGCCCATTCTGGGTGACGGACGGCACGAGGAGCTGGTGGAAAATCTGAAACTGTTGAGCGCTAAGATTAAAAAGCCCTCCGCTATTATCGTCGTCAGCGCACACTGGGAGGAGAATGTTCCTACAATAACGGCCAGCGGCAACCCGTCGCTCTTGTATGACTACTACGGCTTTCCCGAAGCAGCCTATGATATTGCTTACCCAGCCATGGGACATCCTCCCCTCGCTCAGTCCATTCATGAAGCTCTGGTAGCAGGGGGCATAGAAAGTCGTTTAGACACCGAACGCGGCTTTGACCATGGTATGTTCATACCGCTCAAGATTATGTATCCTGAGGCGGATATCCCTTGCGTGCAGGTGTCGCTCGTCAAAGATCTGGCTCCAGCTATTCATATTGCACTTGGTGAAGCCTTGTCCACGATCGAGCACGAAAATATGCTCATCCTTGGGTCGGGATTCTCTTTTCACAACATGAAAGCTTTTTTTGCTCCAGAAACCTCGGAAACAAGAGGGTGGAATGAAGCGTTCGAGCGATGGCTTATAGAAACATGCGCGGATAAGGAACTTGACGAAAAGGCGAGAATTGCTCGGCTGCTTAACTGGGAGTCCGCACCTCACGCACGGTACTGTCACCCTCGCGAGGAACATCTATTGCCGCTACATGTCTGCTACGGCGCAGCAAACCGTTCTAGCAGTGAGTGCTTTGAACTGGAAATTTTCGGCAAAAAAGGGAGCACCTATCTTTGGTAG
- a CDS encoding choloylglycine hydrolase family protein → MTFRIVLVSLAILIFAAPAMACTDFVVKAKDGTVVNARTMDFAVNDQAKVTVYPRGKKWSSPAPNKAKGLQWKQRYGFVGFSILGLTASTDGMNEKGLSAKALWLPSVGYQNIPASKASHALDITLVPDWILGSFSTIEEVKKNLPKVLVWADQLPELGTMPVLHITVHDPAGNSLVAEWIDGKLNLYDNKVGVLTNEPPLPMQWANLRNYVNLSPMIQKDLNLNGMNVSGTGNGSGLLGLPGDCTPPSRFVRIAILKQFAYQPEKDEDAIIFARHLIEQVTVMKGISREKTPKEEMADYTQWFTIEDLTNRVLYFGDYNDQTLRAVDLKKLDFTRSDYTPIPVSKVTGNAIKDVTPQ, encoded by the coding sequence ATGACATTTCGAATAGTTTTAGTTAGTTTAGCGATACTAATATTCGCTGCACCGGCAATGGCCTGTACGGATTTTGTAGTCAAAGCAAAAGATGGTACTGTCGTAAATGCTCGCACCATGGACTTTGCTGTTAATGATCAAGCCAAGGTAACAGTATACCCACGCGGGAAAAAATGGAGTTCCCCTGCGCCCAACAAAGCGAAAGGACTACAGTGGAAACAGCGGTACGGCTTTGTGGGATTTTCTATTCTTGGGCTTACAGCTTCAACAGACGGTATGAACGAAAAAGGACTTTCAGCTAAAGCATTATGGCTCCCTTCTGTTGGTTACCAAAACATCCCTGCAAGTAAAGCTTCGCATGCATTAGACATAACTTTGGTGCCGGATTGGATTCTCGGAAGTTTCAGCACTATAGAGGAAGTAAAGAAAAATCTTCCTAAAGTACTTGTCTGGGCTGATCAACTCCCTGAGCTTGGCACTATGCCTGTGCTTCATATAACTGTACATGACCCTGCCGGTAACAGCTTGGTGGCAGAGTGGATCGACGGTAAACTTAACCTCTATGATAATAAAGTTGGTGTTCTTACCAATGAACCACCTCTGCCAATGCAGTGGGCTAACCTTCGTAATTACGTAAACCTTTCTCCGATGATACAAAAAGATTTAAATCTTAACGGCATGAATGTGTCCGGAACGGGCAACGGCTCTGGCTTACTAGGACTACCTGGTGACTGCACTCCTCCTTCTCGTTTCGTACGAATCGCAATATTAAAACAGTTTGCTTACCAGCCTGAGAAGGACGAAGATGCGATTATTTTTGCACGCCACTTAATTGAGCAGGTAACCGTAATGAAAGGAATCAGCCGCGAAAAAACTCCTAAGGAAGAAATGGCAGATTACACTCAATGGTTCACAATTGAAGACCTGACCAACCGCGTGCTGTACTTTGGCGACTACAACGACCAGACCTTAAGAGCGGTTGACCTTAAAAAGCTAGACTTTACTCGCTCTGACTATACTCCAATTCCAGTCTCAAAGGTTACTGGAAATGCAATTAAAGACGTAACTCCTCAATAG
- a CDS encoding ADP-ribosylglycohydrolase family protein, translating into MDKNIVDRAAGAIMGAWIGDALGVGPHWYYDLSELRQDYGEWVDGYTAPKPGRYHEGLKAGQLSQSGVILKLMVSSLVESGSYDEADFCRRMDTELFPLLNGEPASGPGGYTSQSIREAWRRRVEQKLPWGETAGHADTTEAIERTLAIGVRYSLDLSRLASFVSNNAALTQFDDVVLSMTVAYSSVLAMLIQGNRLEPDISDKLMNLVKDGTLPFHAVTRKGLKPPQPGDPDPPRAGRFASPDALLSPGYMAMAATDPDIKIEPAWKVSIVYGMPCAIYHMLPAAYYLASRFRNDFESAVLHAINGGGQNQVRAILTGSLVGAQVGLSGIPSRFLEQLEGGEELQNLAIRLAEQAAQLKSN; encoded by the coding sequence ATGGATAAGAATATAGTGGATCGTGCAGCCGGAGCGATCATGGGTGCATGGATTGGAGATGCTCTAGGAGTTGGCCCTCACTGGTATTATGACCTGTCCGAATTGCGACAAGATTACGGTGAGTGGGTGGATGGCTACACCGCCCCAAAACCGGGACGGTACCATGAAGGATTGAAAGCGGGGCAACTTTCTCAGTCCGGTGTTATCCTTAAACTTATGGTTAGCTCTTTGGTGGAGAGCGGCTCTTATGATGAAGCGGACTTCTGCCGTAGGATGGATACAGAACTTTTCCCGCTCCTCAATGGCGAACCCGCTTCCGGTCCGGGAGGATACACCAGTCAATCCATCCGTGAGGCATGGAGGAGGAGAGTTGAACAGAAACTTCCGTGGGGCGAAACCGCAGGCCATGCCGATACGACTGAAGCCATTGAACGCACCCTTGCCATTGGGGTTCGCTACTCGTTAGATCTCAGCAGACTGGCCAGCTTCGTCAGTAACAATGCGGCTCTGACACAGTTCGATGATGTTGTTCTGTCAATGACAGTAGCATACTCTTCGGTACTAGCTATGCTCATTCAGGGGAACCGTCTTGAGCCTGACATTTCCGACAAGCTGATGAATCTGGTGAAGGATGGTACCCTGCCATTTCACGCAGTCACTAGAAAAGGGCTCAAACCTCCCCAGCCCGGTGACCCTGATCCTCCGCGAGCAGGGCGCTTTGCTTCACCTGACGCTCTGCTTTCTCCGGGATATATGGCTATGGCTGCGACTGATCCAGACATCAAAATCGAGCCCGCATGGAAAGTTTCAATTGTCTATGGGATGCCGTGCGCTATTTACCACATGCTTCCTGCAGCATATTATCTCGCGTCCAGATTCAGGAATGACTTTGAGTCAGCGGTGCTCCACGCCATCAACGGAGGAGGACAGAATCAGGTCCGCGCTATTCTGACTGGTTCTCTTGTGGGAGCTCAGGTCGGCCTCTCGGGCATCCCTTCACGTTTTCTGGAGCAACTGGAAGGGGGTGAAGAGTTGCAAAATCTTGCCATCAGGTTGGCTGAACAGGCGGCGCAGCTCAAAAGCAACTAG
- a CDS encoding ABC transporter ATP-binding protein, with amino-acid sequence MKNTVLKLQNLSAGYNEENIIRDISFEVGAGEIFALVGESGSGKSTVLKSIMGLPSNGVRTSCGSIIFNDLNMAELSTEQRRKLLGKKMCTVFQNPATSLNPIRKIRSQFLDSMRSHKQIETQEALVVMRTVFSKLGLGDADRVLECCPFELSGGMCQRIAIALAMVMEPVLILADEPTSALDVMNQRQVIEEFLILREECGASIILVTHNIALASQIADRVAIMHRGEIVEYGLTKQVLTSPQHAYTKKLISDVPRIRKVLPAHNFTSELLEVSSVTKRYSIAERTIDAVQDIGFTLARGEVLGIVGESGSGKSTLSRQLLQLEKTDEGSIQYEGDEITAMSRKKLRTLYRRAQMVFQIPLTSFDQNKRIRVTMRDAVRNLTDRKTKHTADMYINELMNRVGLDSDLADRFPWELSGGQCQRAAIARALIAKPELLICDEATSALDVSSQARIVDLLRFLVQDSDMSMIFISHDIALVSGLCNTMMVMKNGRCVEYGSVEKITTTPENQYTIELLKASSFH; translated from the coding sequence TGTTAAAGCTGCAGAATCTTAGCGCTGGGTATAATGAGGAAAATATTATACGTGATATTTCCTTTGAGGTCGGTGCAGGGGAAATTTTCGCGCTGGTTGGTGAATCCGGTTCTGGTAAATCTACTGTTCTAAAGTCTATAATGGGACTTCCTTCCAATGGAGTACGGACTTCCTGCGGTTCTATAATCTTCAACGATTTGAATATGGCTGAACTCTCAACTGAGCAGCGGCGGAAACTGCTGGGTAAAAAAATGTGCACAGTTTTCCAGAATCCTGCTACTTCCTTAAATCCCATACGGAAAATACGCAGTCAGTTTCTGGATTCCATGCGTAGCCATAAACAGATTGAGACCCAAGAAGCTCTTGTTGTAATGCGCACCGTCTTCAGCAAATTGGGACTGGGTGATGCTGACCGAGTGCTGGAATGCTGCCCTTTTGAACTTTCAGGGGGGATGTGCCAGCGTATTGCTATAGCTCTGGCGATGGTAATGGAACCTGTCCTTATTCTGGCTGATGAGCCTACCAGTGCTTTGGATGTTATGAATCAACGGCAGGTTATTGAGGAATTCCTTATCCTGCGTGAAGAATGCGGCGCATCAATCATTCTGGTGACCCACAATATAGCTCTTGCTTCGCAAATAGCAGACAGGGTTGCTATTATGCACCGTGGTGAGATTGTTGAATACGGGCTAACCAAACAGGTTCTCACCTCACCACAGCACGCATATACTAAAAAGTTAATATCCGACGTACCGCGCATCCGGAAAGTTCTTCCAGCCCATAATTTTACTTCCGAACTCCTTGAAGTGAGCAGTGTAACAAAGCGGTACAGCATTGCCGAGCGAACAATAGACGCGGTGCAGGACATCGGGTTTACACTTGCCCGAGGCGAGGTGTTAGGAATTGTGGGAGAATCCGGCTCAGGCAAAAGCACTCTTTCCAGACAACTCTTGCAATTGGAGAAAACGGATGAGGGGAGCATTCAATACGAAGGAGACGAAATTACTGCAATGAGCAGGAAGAAATTACGTACTCTTTATCGTCGGGCACAGATGGTGTTCCAGATTCCGCTTACCTCTTTTGATCAGAATAAACGAATTCGTGTAACCATGAGAGATGCTGTACGCAATCTTACCGATCGGAAAACTAAACATACAGCTGATATGTATATTAACGAACTGATGAATAGGGTCGGACTTGATTCTGATTTGGCGGATCGCTTTCCTTGGGAACTATCAGGAGGGCAGTGTCAACGTGCTGCTATTGCCCGTGCCCTGATTGCCAAGCCTGAACTCCTCATTTGTGACGAGGCTACCAGTGCGCTTGATGTTTCTTCTCAGGCCCGTATTGTGGATCTTCTGCGGTTTTTGGTTCAAGACAGTGACATGAGTATGATATTTATTTCTCACGATATTGCGTTGGTGAGTGGCCTCTGCAACACAATGATGGTGATGAAAAATGGGCGGTGTGTTGAATATGGCTCAGTAGAAAAAATAACTACCACTCCAGAGAACCAATATACAATAGAATTATTGAAGGCATCTTCTTTTCATTAA
- a CDS encoding 4Fe-4S binding protein, producing MNLEGIYETIAKIGHLTCTTLKDATMYSRIIGFCGSDNDGIYFLTMTVKPFYRQLKANPQVSLCGIYPSARKEGKNKVGQPYTRPGFFLRITGEAREITQDEVHEKAASGSELHKYALEDIERYPAMRLFCIFKGKGELYDYDFEMENRDHKLLRERFAFGGETFNTSGARIDPAKCIACGECFEVCSFKAIEPGDVYRVRNERCDECGSCILACPHEAIDLPMTL from the coding sequence ATGAATCTAGAAGGAATTTATGAGACAATTGCGAAGATCGGACATCTTACTTGTACGACCCTTAAAGATGCTACGATGTATAGTCGGATCATTGGCTTTTGTGGAAGTGATAATGACGGTATTTATTTTCTAACCATGACCGTGAAGCCTTTTTATAGACAGCTAAAAGCTAACCCGCAGGTATCGTTGTGCGGGATTTATCCATCCGCAAGGAAAGAAGGGAAAAATAAGGTCGGTCAGCCATACACTAGACCAGGATTCTTTCTTCGTATCACGGGTGAAGCGAGAGAAATCACACAGGATGAGGTGCACGAAAAGGCTGCTAGCGGTAGCGAGTTACACAAGTACGCACTTGAGGACATAGAGCGTTATCCAGCCATGAGACTTTTCTGCATTTTTAAGGGTAAGGGTGAATTGTATGATTATGATTTCGAGATGGAAAATCGGGATCATAAACTTTTACGTGAACGGTTTGCATTTGGCGGGGAGACATTCAACACCTCTGGTGCTCGCATCGACCCTGCAAAATGTATTGCCTGCGGGGAGTGTTTTGAGGTTTGCAGTTTTAAGGCTATCGAGCCTGGAGATGTCTATCGAGTTCGGAACGAACGGTGTGATGAGTGCGGAAGTTGTATCTTAGCATGTCCGCATGAAGCTATTGATCTCCCGATGACATTGTAA
- the fumC gene encoding class II fumarate hydratase: MTEFRMETDSMGEVKVPKDKLWGSQTQRSLEHFSISCELIPREMINAYAILKKGSTLVNFEAGRLSHDIKNLIVTACDEILGGGHADMFPLHVWMTGSGTQFNMNVNEVIANRCSQLAGESLGSKKPVHPNDHVNMSQSSNDSFPAAMCIAAAIGTAHSLMPALVNLCHGLASKAEAWKDIVKIGRTHLQDATPLTLGQEFSGYAVMLEDDAKRIYSALDGVYKLALGGTAVGTGINAVPGFDIEAATKIAELTELPFVTAPNKFAVQGGHDDLVHLSGTLRTLAVSLYKIANDIRLLSCGPRAGFYELIIPSNEPGSSIMPGKVNPTQCEAMAMAAVQVMANDVAVGMGGAGGYLEMNVYKPLMIHNIMQSIRIMSDCMNNFRKYVVEGMVPNKTKIADYVERSLMLVTALSPVIGYDKASEIAHHAMDKDLSLRQAALELGYVSEAEFDRIVDPVKMTHP; this comes from the coding sequence ATGACTGAATTTCGCATGGAGACTGACAGCATGGGTGAGGTCAAGGTTCCAAAGGATAAACTTTGGGGGTCGCAGACTCAGCGTAGTTTGGAGCATTTCAGTATAAGTTGCGAACTCATTCCCCGTGAGATGATTAATGCTTATGCCATTCTTAAAAAAGGTTCGACTCTTGTTAACTTCGAGGCAGGGCGTCTTTCCCATGATATTAAGAATTTGATCGTTACAGCTTGCGATGAAATTCTGGGCGGAGGTCACGCCGACATGTTTCCTCTGCATGTTTGGATGACCGGAAGCGGCACTCAGTTCAACATGAATGTCAACGAGGTTATTGCTAACCGTTGTTCCCAGCTTGCAGGGGAGTCACTTGGTTCAAAAAAGCCTGTCCATCCTAACGATCATGTGAACATGTCCCAATCTTCCAACGATTCCTTTCCTGCTGCCATGTGCATAGCCGCTGCCATTGGGACGGCACACAGCCTTATGCCTGCCTTGGTGAATTTGTGTCATGGATTGGCTTCTAAAGCTGAAGCTTGGAAAGATATTGTCAAAATCGGTCGTACTCACCTTCAGGATGCCACCCCTTTAACTTTAGGGCAGGAATTTTCCGGTTACGCAGTTATGCTTGAAGATGACGCCAAGCGTATTTATTCTGCTCTGGATGGTGTTTACAAATTAGCACTTGGCGGTACTGCTGTAGGAACAGGCATCAATGCTGTTCCGGGATTCGATATAGAGGCCGCAACCAAAATTGCAGAACTTACGGAATTACCCTTTGTCACAGCTCCAAACAAATTTGCCGTCCAAGGCGGTCACGATGATCTTGTTCATCTTTCCGGTACCTTACGTACTCTTGCGGTATCGCTTTATAAAATTGCTAATGATATAAGGCTCCTCTCCTGCGGTCCTCGCGCTGGATTTTACGAGTTGATTATACCCTCCAACGAACCGGGATCATCCATTATGCCCGGCAAGGTTAACCCAACTCAGTGCGAGGCTATGGCTATGGCAGCCGTACAAGTAATGGCTAATGATGTGGCTGTGGGCATGGGAGGGGCGGGTGGTTATCTGGAAATGAATGTTTACAAACCGCTCATGATTCATAACATTATGCAATCGATAAGAATTATGTCCGACTGCATGAATAATTTTCGTAAATACGTTGTGGAAGGTATGGTCCCCAACAAAACGAAAATAGCCGACTATGTAGAACGTTCGCTTATGCTGGTGACTGCGCTCAGTCCGGTTATAGGATATGACAAGGCTTCGGAAATAGCCCATCACGCTATGGACAAAGATCTTTCACTGAGGCAGGCGGCTCTTGAACTAGGGTATGTGAGCGAAGCCGAGTTCGATCGCATTGTCGATCCTGTGAAAATGACGCATCCATAA